The Coffea arabica cultivar ET-39 chromosome 1e, Coffea Arabica ET-39 HiFi, whole genome shotgun sequence genome has a window encoding:
- the LOC113712704 gene encoding probable mediator of RNA polymerase II transcription subunit 19b isoform X2 yields MDPDSKKFGRGPRELTGAVDLISHYKLLPHHEFFCKKSLPLSISDTHYLHNVVGDTEIRKGEGMQLDQLIKDTSFSRETNARIQPFDLDVLREAFQLRETAPVDLPPSEKGIPTIAAKSKSESKDKEKKHKKHKDKDKDKDKEHKKHKHRHKDRSKDKDKEKKKDRSGHHDSGAEHSKKHHEKKRKHDGDEDLSDVHKHKKSKHKSSKIDEMGAIKKSLD; encoded by the exons ATGGATCCTGATAGCAAGAAGTTTGGAAGAG GACCTAGAGAACTTACAGGTGCTGTGGATCTTATAAGCCACTACAAACTGTTGCCTCACCACGAATTCTTCTGTAAGAAGTCACTACCCTTGTCTATCTCCGATACACACTATCTTCATAATGTGGTGGGAGACACAGAAATTAGGAAAGGTGAAGGTATGCAATTGGATCAGCTCATTAAGGACACTTCCTTTTCAAGAGAGACAAATGCACGCATACAGCCATTTGACCTAGATGTTCTGAGAGAAGCCTTCCAATTAAGGGAGACTGCACCAGTTGATCTGCCTCCT TCTGAGAAGGGTATTCCTACCATAGCTGCAAAATCAAAAAGCGAGTCTAAAGACAAGGAAAAGAAGCATAAAAAGCACAAGGACAAGGACAAGGACAAGGATAAAGAACACAAGAAGCACAAACATCGTCATAAAGATCGGAGTAAAGATAAAgacaaggagaaaaagaaagatagaagTGGCCATCATGATTCTGGTGCTGAGCACTCAAAGAAACATCATGAAAAG AAAAGGAAGCATGATGGGGATGAAGATCTCAGTGATGTTCACAAGCACAAGAAAAGTAAG CATAAGAGCTCAAAGATTGATGAGATGGGTGCGATAAAG AAGTCTCTGGATTAA
- the LOC113712704 gene encoding mediator of RNA polymerase II transcription subunit 19a-like isoform X4, with the protein MDPDSKKFGRGPRELTGAVDLISHYKLLPHHEFFCKKSLPLSISDTHYLHNVVGDTEIRKGEGMQLDQLIKDTSFSRETNARIQPFDLDVLREAFQLRETAPVDLPPSEKGIPTIAAKSKSESKDKEKKHKKHKDKDKDKDKEHKKHKHRHKDRSKDKDKEKKKDRSGHHDSGAEHSKKHHEKKRKHDGDEDLSDVHKHKKT; encoded by the exons ATGGATCCTGATAGCAAGAAGTTTGGAAGAG GACCTAGAGAACTTACAGGTGCTGTGGATCTTATAAGCCACTACAAACTGTTGCCTCACCACGAATTCTTCTGTAAGAAGTCACTACCCTTGTCTATCTCCGATACACACTATCTTCATAATGTGGTGGGAGACACAGAAATTAGGAAAGGTGAAGGTATGCAATTGGATCAGCTCATTAAGGACACTTCCTTTTCAAGAGAGACAAATGCACGCATACAGCCATTTGACCTAGATGTTCTGAGAGAAGCCTTCCAATTAAGGGAGACTGCACCAGTTGATCTGCCTCCT TCTGAGAAGGGTATTCCTACCATAGCTGCAAAATCAAAAAGCGAGTCTAAAGACAAGGAAAAGAAGCATAAAAAGCACAAGGACAAGGACAAGGACAAGGATAAAGAACACAAGAAGCACAAACATCGTCATAAAGATCGGAGTAAAGATAAAgacaaggagaaaaagaaagatagaagTGGCCATCATGATTCTGGTGCTGAGCACTCAAAGAAACATCATGAAAAG AAAAGGAAGCATGATGGGGATGAAGATCTCAGTGATGTTCACAAGCACAAGAAAA CATAA
- the LOC113712704 gene encoding mediator of RNA polymerase II transcription subunit 19a-like isoform X3, with product MDPDSKKFGRGPRELTGAVDLISHYKLLPHHEFFCKKSLPLSISDTHYLHNVVGDTEIRKGEGMQLDQLIKDTSFSRETNARIQPFDLDVLREAFQLRETAPVDLPPSEKGIPTIAAKSKSESKDKEKKHKKHKDKDKDKDKEHKKHKHRHKDRSKDKDKEKKKDRSGHHDSGAEHSKKHHEKFQKRKHDGDEDLSDVHKHKKT from the exons ATGGATCCTGATAGCAAGAAGTTTGGAAGAG GACCTAGAGAACTTACAGGTGCTGTGGATCTTATAAGCCACTACAAACTGTTGCCTCACCACGAATTCTTCTGTAAGAAGTCACTACCCTTGTCTATCTCCGATACACACTATCTTCATAATGTGGTGGGAGACACAGAAATTAGGAAAGGTGAAGGTATGCAATTGGATCAGCTCATTAAGGACACTTCCTTTTCAAGAGAGACAAATGCACGCATACAGCCATTTGACCTAGATGTTCTGAGAGAAGCCTTCCAATTAAGGGAGACTGCACCAGTTGATCTGCCTCCT TCTGAGAAGGGTATTCCTACCATAGCTGCAAAATCAAAAAGCGAGTCTAAAGACAAGGAAAAGAAGCATAAAAAGCACAAGGACAAGGACAAGGACAAGGATAAAGAACACAAGAAGCACAAACATCGTCATAAAGATCGGAGTAAAGATAAAgacaaggagaaaaagaaagatagaagTGGCCATCATGATTCTGGTGCTGAGCACTCAAAGAAACATCATGAAAAG TTTCAGAAAAGGAAGCATGATGGGGATGAAGATCTCAGTGATGTTCACAAGCACAAGAAAA CATAA
- the LOC113712704 gene encoding mediator of RNA polymerase II transcription subunit 19a-like isoform X1, whose protein sequence is MDPDSKKFGRGPRELTGAVDLISHYKLLPHHEFFCKKSLPLSISDTHYLHNVVGDTEIRKGEGMQLDQLIKDTSFSRETNARIQPFDLDVLREAFQLRETAPVDLPPSEKGIPTIAAKSKSESKDKEKKHKKHKDKDKDKDKEHKKHKHRHKDRSKDKDKEKKKDRSGHHDSGAEHSKKHHEKFQKRKHDGDEDLSDVHKHKKSKHKSSKIDEMGAIKKSLD, encoded by the exons ATGGATCCTGATAGCAAGAAGTTTGGAAGAG GACCTAGAGAACTTACAGGTGCTGTGGATCTTATAAGCCACTACAAACTGTTGCCTCACCACGAATTCTTCTGTAAGAAGTCACTACCCTTGTCTATCTCCGATACACACTATCTTCATAATGTGGTGGGAGACACAGAAATTAGGAAAGGTGAAGGTATGCAATTGGATCAGCTCATTAAGGACACTTCCTTTTCAAGAGAGACAAATGCACGCATACAGCCATTTGACCTAGATGTTCTGAGAGAAGCCTTCCAATTAAGGGAGACTGCACCAGTTGATCTGCCTCCT TCTGAGAAGGGTATTCCTACCATAGCTGCAAAATCAAAAAGCGAGTCTAAAGACAAGGAAAAGAAGCATAAAAAGCACAAGGACAAGGACAAGGACAAGGATAAAGAACACAAGAAGCACAAACATCGTCATAAAGATCGGAGTAAAGATAAAgacaaggagaaaaagaaagatagaagTGGCCATCATGATTCTGGTGCTGAGCACTCAAAGAAACATCATGAAAAG TTTCAGAAAAGGAAGCATGATGGGGATGAAGATCTCAGTGATGTTCACAAGCACAAGAAAAGTAAG CATAAGAGCTCAAAGATTGATGAGATGGGTGCGATAAAG AAGTCTCTGGATTAA